A genome region from Desulfobaccales bacterium includes the following:
- a CDS encoding P-loop NTPase fold protein, translating to MDRERWGRKISHYKRLNGGEGQEPPLTAVSPVHSLPKSDGDGLLGQSCKLSPDKPLIDPQDDQLGYAPFARHLALSLIKMVPIDGFVVAIYGPWGSGKTTLLNFLFHYFQQATPDEQPIIVPFNPWWFSGHEKLGKHFFDQFQASLAASDVVTDSLAEKIAEFAGMVSELPSTIHIPYISIGDIAVEFTPMKPTIKNVVKLKMEIAEELRRQPKRIFVTVDDIDRLNPEEIRQLFGLIKSIADFPNIVYLLTFDKRVVIEALRESQGISGENYLEKIVQSPFELPLPDQASLYRLLLDKLELIMAGTPEELFDQSYWGSVFMNGVEHFIRTPRKINLLTNTLSVTYAAVRGEVNPVDFIGVETLRIFAPEAYHMIRTYPEKFTGRDLMSSKIEQLRAFHEAWIVQIAEADREAVKGLLSRLFPKLENVWENLGFDRPLEAAWRKQLRICSPDIFPIYFHLALPLGTISHGEIMGILSIVDNPEAFSARLLELATQVRPDGFTRLQVFLDRVLDYADKEIAVESIPSIFLSLFDVGDQFIRFGDESSGKLPIGNEQRLTQIILQLLRRLPWENRFDILREAIAQGRAVFTSVRNVMVLGKLGDKYANDEHSKVIPLIRHTDQTGLEELALSKVRDAAKEESLLTCPKLPELLSLWKELAGDAEPKNWLNKIVDDDHNLANLLEKFLEKDFSHTMLKIEGGSRYRLNHRTLEVYLEPASLLDRVRTLAKSTWLSELQKVALRQFLKIYKPKGR from the coding sequence GTGGACAGAGAGCGTTGGGGCCGGAAAATCTCGCACTATAAGCGCTTGAATGGTGGAGAAGGTCAGGAGCCGCCGCTTACGGCGGTAAGCCCGGTTCACAGCCTCCCTAAGTCCGATGGAGATGGGCTCTTAGGACAGAGCTGCAAGCTTTCCCCCGATAAACCTCTCATCGACCCCCAAGACGATCAACTGGGTTATGCTCCCTTTGCCAGACATCTGGCCTTATCCTTGATCAAGATGGTGCCGATCGATGGATTTGTCGTAGCCATCTATGGGCCCTGGGGCTCGGGCAAGACCACCCTGTTGAATTTTCTCTTTCATTATTTTCAACAAGCCACGCCGGATGAACAACCCATAATCGTGCCTTTCAATCCCTGGTGGTTTTCCGGGCATGAAAAGCTGGGCAAACATTTCTTTGACCAATTCCAGGCTTCCCTGGCCGCCAGCGATGTCGTTACGGACAGTCTGGCGGAAAAAATCGCCGAGTTTGCCGGCATGGTGTCGGAGTTGCCCTCGACCATCCATATTCCTTATATTTCCATCGGCGACATTGCGGTGGAATTTACCCCCATGAAGCCGACAATAAAAAATGTCGTCAAACTGAAAATGGAGATCGCCGAGGAACTCCGGAGGCAACCCAAACGAATCTTCGTAACCGTGGATGACATCGACCGCCTGAACCCGGAGGAAATTCGCCAGCTCTTCGGGTTAATCAAATCCATTGCCGATTTCCCCAACATCGTTTATCTCCTTACCTTCGACAAGCGGGTGGTGATTGAAGCCTTAAGAGAGTCTCAGGGGATTTCGGGAGAGAATTATCTGGAGAAAATTGTCCAGTCTCCCTTTGAGCTGCCCTTGCCCGACCAAGCCTCATTGTACCGGCTCCTCTTGGATAAACTTGAGCTCATCATGGCGGGGACGCCGGAAGAACTTTTTGATCAAAGCTATTGGGGCAGTGTCTTTATGAATGGTGTTGAGCATTTTATCCGCACTCCCCGTAAGATCAATTTGCTGACTAATACCTTGAGCGTCACGTATGCGGCTGTCCGGGGAGAAGTTAACCCTGTGGATTTTATTGGCGTCGAAACCCTCCGGATCTTTGCTCCCGAAGCCTATCATATGATCCGCACGTATCCGGAAAAATTTACCGGACGGGATTTGATGAGCAGTAAGATCGAACAATTACGTGCGTTTCACGAAGCCTGGATCGTCCAGATAGCGGAGGCAGATCGGGAAGCGGTCAAGGGACTGCTGTCCCGGCTCTTCCCCAAATTAGAAAATGTCTGGGAGAATCTGGGATTTGATCGCCCTCTGGAGGCCGCCTGGCGCAAGCAACTGCGTATCTGCAGCCCGGATATCTTCCCCATTTATTTCCATCTGGCCCTGCCTCTGGGGACCATTTCTCACGGGGAGATCATGGGGATTTTATCCATAGTGGACAACCCTGAGGCCTTCTCCGCCCGATTGCTGGAATTGGCGACCCAGGTGCGCCCCGATGGTTTTACCCGGCTCCAAGTATTTCTCGACCGGGTGCTGGATTATGCCGATAAAGAGATTGCTGTCGAGTCTATTCCCTCGATTTTCCTCAGCCTGTTTGACGTGGGCGATCAGTTTATCCGGTTCGGAGACGAAAGCTCCGGTAAACTGCCCATCGGCAACGAGCAGCGTCTCACCCAGATAATCTTACAGCTGCTGCGGCGTCTGCCGTGGGAAAATCGCTTCGACATATTGCGGGAAGCTATTGCCCAGGGCCGGGCCGTGTTTACCAGCGTCAGGAACGTCATGGTATTGGGGAAACTCGGCGATAAGTATGCCAACGATGAGCATTCGAAAGTGATCCCTCTGATCCGTCACACCGATCAAACCGGTCTGGAAGAATTGGCGCTTTCAAAGGTGCGGGACGCAGCCAAAGAAGAGTCTTTGCTGACCTGCCCCAAGCTGCCGGAACTCTTATCTCTGTGGAAAGAGTTGGCCGGGGATGCCGAACCCAAAAACTGGCTGAATAAAATAGTGGACGATGACCACAACCTGGCAAATCTCCTGGAAAAATTTCTTGAAAAGGACTTTAGCCACACGATGCTTAAGATTGAAGGCGGCTCCCGCTACCGCCTGAATCATCGGACCTTGGAGGTCTATCTGGAGCCCGCCAGCCTCCTGGACCGGGTCCGCACCTTGGCGAAAAGCACCTGGCTGAGTGAACTGCAGAAGGTCGCTCTCCGGCAATTCTTGAAAATCTACAAGCCTAAAGGCCGTTAG
- a CDS encoding 50S ribosomal protein L11 methyltransferase: protein MFYRLVPNLVVRSRWRLHRPRAGERVLILKAGSVFPPSHPTTRLCLELLTETLAAAPSPRFLDVGCGSGVLLLAGVAAGAGLGVGVDLSGTAAATTRDNARANNLAARVRVVRGSTEALRGPFDLLVGNLRWAVQMDKVAEFTRLAAINAHLILSGFKDTQEDDLLAGYQRRGWVLEQRRVRDEWVIELPPEKSYTWVAWRLRRPRPPLNLEL from the coding sequence ATGTTCTACCGGCTAGTGCCTAACCTGGTAGTGCGATCCCGCTGGCGGCTGCACCGGCCCCGAGCCGGGGAGCGGGTGTTGATCCTGAAGGCGGGCTCAGTCTTTCCCCCGAGCCATCCCACCACGCGCCTGTGCCTGGAACTCCTCACGGAAACTCTGGCCGCGGCCCCAAGTCCCCGGTTCCTGGACGTGGGCTGCGGCTCCGGGGTGCTGCTCCTGGCCGGAGTCGCCGCAGGTGCCGGGCTCGGGGTGGGCGTCGATCTCTCCGGGACCGCGGCGGCCACCACCCGGGACAACGCCCGGGCCAATAATCTAGCGGCCCGCGTCAGGGTAGTCCGGGGCTCCACGGAAGCTCTCCGAGGCCCTTTTGATCTGCTGGTGGGGAACCTGCGCTGGGCGGTGCAGATGGACAAAGTGGCAGAATTCACGCGCCTGGCAGCAATCAACGCCCACCTGATCCTGTCGGGGTTCAAGGACACCCAGGAAGACGACCTCTTGGCCGGTTATCAACGGCGGGGTTGGGTTTTGGAACAGCGCCGCGTCCGGGATGAATGGGTCATCGAACTGCCGCCGGAAAAGAGCTACACTTGGGTGGCCTGGCGCCTGAGGCGTCCCCGCCCGCCACTCAACCTTGAACTTTAA
- a CDS encoding carboxypeptidase M32 has product MTPEAAYQWLVQHSLETAYYISMGQVLGWDQRTYIPPNGHAHRHNQFAMLAKWIHARATDPQVGEKLVRVEGTELVRDPNSVAAVNVREWRRDYDRATKIPQELAVALAKASAEGETAWEQTKPGNDWGTFKPFLARIVDLKRQEAQALGYATEPYDAHLDSFEPGETATAIAPVLAQLREDLIGILAAIQGSSRRPQGEVVRRHFPVEAQERLARLAAQAIGYDFAGGRLDPTAHPFSTDIGPGDVRITTRYDERAFSQAFFGTLHETGHALYDQGLPVSHWGTPRGDTVSLGIHESQSRMWENLVGRSLGFWRHFYPRAQAAFPVLKGVDLEVFHFAINEVKPSLIRTEADEVTYNLHILVRFELERALMNGDLEVDDLPGAFSDKMQAFLGLTPPDFSQGVMQDIHWSAGLFGYFPTYTLGNLYAAQFFAKAEADLGPLEDKFAGGDFIPLLSWLRDRIHSQGHRLWARPLVREVTGVDLQPRYLVRYLQRKFGALYGFS; this is encoded by the coding sequence ATGACCCCCGAAGCAGCTTACCAGTGGCTGGTGCAGCACAGCCTGGAGACCGCTTACTACATATCCATGGGCCAGGTGTTGGGCTGGGACCAGCGCACCTATATCCCGCCCAACGGTCATGCCCACCGCCATAATCAGTTTGCCATGCTGGCCAAGTGGATTCATGCCCGGGCCACGGACCCCCAGGTGGGCGAAAAACTTGTGAGGGTGGAGGGCACCGAATTAGTACGGGACCCGAATTCGGTGGCCGCGGTCAATGTCCGGGAATGGCGGCGGGATTATGACCGGGCCACCAAAATCCCCCAGGAGCTGGCTGTGGCCCTGGCCAAGGCTAGTGCGGAAGGGGAAACAGCCTGGGAGCAGACTAAACCCGGCAACGATTGGGGGACCTTCAAGCCGTTTTTGGCCAGAATTGTCGATTTGAAGCGCCAGGAGGCCCAGGCCCTGGGCTATGCCACCGAACCCTATGACGCTCATCTGGATAGTTTTGAGCCGGGCGAGACCGCAACGGCAATTGCCCCGGTGTTGGCGCAGCTCCGGGAGGACCTCATCGGCATCCTTGCAGCCATCCAGGGGAGTAGCCGGCGGCCCCAGGGCGAGGTGGTGCGCCGGCATTTTCCGGTAGAGGCCCAGGAACGCCTGGCCCGGCTGGCGGCCCAAGCCATCGGGTACGATTTTGCCGGTGGCCGCCTGGACCCCACCGCCCACCCTTTTTCCACGGACATCGGCCCCGGCGATGTTCGCATTACCACCCGCTATGATGAGCGCGCTTTCAGCCAGGCCTTTTTCGGCACCCTGCACGAAACCGGTCATGCCCTCTACGACCAGGGGTTGCCGGTTTCGCACTGGGGCACTCCCCGAGGAGACACCGTTTCTTTAGGCATCCACGAATCCCAATCCCGGATGTGGGAAAACCTGGTGGGACGCTCCCTGGGGTTCTGGCGCCATTTCTATCCCCGGGCTCAGGCAGCCTTTCCCGTCCTTAAGGGAGTAGACCTGGAGGTCTTCCATTTTGCCATCAATGAAGTCAAGCCGTCTCTGATCCGCACCGAGGCGGACGAAGTGACTTACAATCTGCATATTCTCGTGCGCTTCGAACTGGAGCGGGCCTTGATGAATGGTGACCTTGAAGTGGATGATCTGCCCGGAGCCTTCAGTGACAAGATGCAGGCCTTCCTGGGGCTGACCCCGCCCGATTTCAGTCAGGGGGTCATGCAGGATATCCACTGGTCCGCCGGGCTCTTTGGGTATTTCCCCACCTACACTCTGGGGAACCTCTATGCCGCCCAGTTCTTTGCCAAAGCAGAGGCCGACCTGGGACCCCTGGAGGACAAATTCGCCGGGGGCGATTTTATCCCGTTGCTCTCCTGGTTAAGGGACCGGATTCATTCCCAGGGCCACCGCTTATGGGCGCGGCCGCTGGTGCGGGAGGTGACCGGCGTTGACCTGCAGCCCCGCTACCTGGTGCGCTACCTGCAACGGAAATTCGGGGCCCTCTATGGTTTCTCCTGA
- a CDS encoding cation diffusion facilitator family transporter: MNDSCAHNHHNHFASSRRRLWLAFWTQLAFLVVEVVGGIVANSLALLADAGHMLSDVGALGLSLIALAWTARPPTDRKTYGYHRLEILVALVNGLVLWAIAAFIFYEAAWRIFQPPTVSSRPLIIIATLGLLVNLLGMYVLMPSRGHNLNLRSAFLHLLGDSLGSVAAIAAGVAIWWRGWYWLDPLAGAIVGVLIIISSWQLVWEAAEILMEATPRHIPLDEVQQSLETHPQVLQVHDLHIWTIASGIYALSVHVTIDNHLNRDCLTGELEDLLRDRFGLDHNTIQIEGPDFHNPQVCPLHRLEGGTK, from the coding sequence ATGAACGACTCCTGCGCCCACAACCACCATAACCACTTTGCCAGCAGCCGCCGCCGCCTCTGGCTGGCCTTCTGGACCCAACTGGCCTTTTTGGTGGTGGAGGTGGTGGGTGGCATCGTCGCCAACAGTTTGGCCTTGCTGGCCGACGCCGGGCACATGTTGAGCGACGTGGGCGCCCTGGGGTTGAGCCTCATAGCCCTGGCCTGGACCGCCCGGCCTCCCACGGACCGGAAGACCTACGGCTATCACCGCCTGGAAATCCTGGTGGCCCTGGTCAACGGCCTGGTGCTCTGGGCCATAGCCGCCTTCATTTTTTACGAGGCCGCGTGGCGGATTTTCCAGCCACCGACAGTGAGCAGCCGGCCCCTGATCATCATCGCCACCCTCGGCCTGCTGGTGAACCTCCTGGGCATGTATGTGCTCATGCCCTCCCGGGGACACAACCTGAACCTGCGCTCGGCCTTCCTGCACCTGCTAGGCGACTCCCTGGGGTCGGTGGCCGCCATTGCCGCGGGGGTGGCCATCTGGTGGCGGGGCTGGTATTGGCTCGACCCTTTGGCCGGAGCCATCGTGGGGGTTCTGATCATTATCAGCAGTTGGCAGCTCGTCTGGGAGGCGGCGGAAATTCTCATGGAGGCCACCCCCCGGCATATTCCTCTAGACGAGGTGCAGCAGTCCCTGGAGACTCACCCCCAGGTGCTGCAGGTGCACGACCTCCACATCTGGACCATCGCTTCAGGGATCTATGCCTTGAGCGTCCACGTGACCATAGACAACCATCTGAACCGGGATTGCCTCACCGGGGAACTGGAAGACCTGCTGCGGGACCGCTTCGGCCTGGACCATAACACCATTCAGATTGAAGGCCCCGATTTCCATAACCCCCAAGTCTGTCCTTTACATCGCCTGGAAGGGGGCACAAAATAA
- a CDS encoding GreA/GreB family elongation factor, translating to MEKMLLTRAGYEKIMRELEFLSRVERPQVVQEILEAAQEGGIEKNPDFKSALAHRHRVERRIKQLQQTMAHAEVLVGSNLSPHKVRFNARVKIVNLTTGQEREFKIVGPLEADAAAGYLSLASPLGKALMGRAVGDRLQVQTPRGVRSFKILEIHMEKV from the coding sequence ATGGAAAAAATGCTCTTGACCCGGGCCGGGTATGAGAAGATCATGCGGGAGCTGGAATTCTTGAGCCGGGTGGAGCGCCCCCAGGTGGTCCAGGAGATCCTGGAGGCCGCCCAGGAAGGCGGGATCGAGAAAAACCCCGACTTTAAGTCCGCCCTGGCCCATCGCCACCGGGTGGAACGCCGTATCAAGCAGTTGCAGCAGACCATGGCCCACGCCGAGGTGCTGGTGGGGAGCAATCTGTCGCCTCATAAGGTCAGATTCAACGCCCGGGTCAAGATTGTCAACCTGACCACCGGGCAGGAGCGGGAGTTCAAGATCGTGGGCCCGCTGGAAGCCGATGCCGCCGCAGGCTACCTTTCCCTGGCCTCGCCTTTGGGCAAGGCCCTCATGGGCCGGGCCGTGGGTGACCGGTTGCAAGTCCAGACTCCTCGGGGCGTCCGGTCATTTAAGATCCTGGAAATCCACATGGAAAAAGTATGA